CTTCTGCCMSCCATCCTTCCCTGCCGTGATAAACGACAAGGGGAAGGATGGGGGGCAGAAGTTTATCCGGGTTATTTCTGTGGAAGCTTTCCCATACGGCACTCATATATTTGAGTATCTGGAGGATGTACCAGATATCGGGCTGGCTTTTGTGTTCAATGAGTGTGTAGAGGAAAGCCTTTGTCCGGCTGTCTTTGAGYTTTACGCTGAACACAAGRTCRCTGAAGGCACTCCGAAGTTTTGGGCTGACAAARCTGTCCT
This portion of the Desulfobotulus mexicanus genome encodes:
- a CDS encoding Rpn family recombination-promoting nuclease/putative transposase, which gives rise to MKKKKQDNKDQDTYLEDLLKSNPHDALAKRILGKKSNAVDFFKVMLPEEVVALLDMETLKAEKDSFVSPKLRSAFSDLVFSVKLKDSRTKAFLYTLIEHKSQPDIWYILQILKYMSAVWESFHRNNPDKLLPPILPLVVYHGREGWXAE